Proteins co-encoded in one Pelobates fuscus isolate aPelFus1 chromosome 5, aPelFus1.pri, whole genome shotgun sequence genomic window:
- the LOC134610400 gene encoding urotensin-2 receptor-like, whose translation METNSSSPGNLSHVDLGWSNTNELIITSTFGTILSLMYVAGVSGNAYTLVVMYSSTKTVANMYISIMNLALADLLYLSSIPFIVCTYFVKDWYFGDVGCRILLSLDLFTMHASIFTLTVMCTERYVAVTKPLASLKKSNYYRKSTALGVWSISLILTLPMMMMMTLTESKGKQVKRMCAPTWSLDAYRIYLTVLFSTSIMAPGLIIGFLYTRLATTYLESQKNPIYIKENKKSPKQKVLFMIFSIVLVFWACFLPFWIWQLIRLYDMSPQLSSQTQTCINYLVTCLTYSNSCINPFLYTLLTKNYSEYLSNRKKKFYRFTSNYKMENPSFQCSSWGRSMSSTHCDCMSEAIGMAGVRDLK comes from the coding sequence ATGGAGACCAACTCCAGCAGCCCGGGGAACCTGTCCCACGTGGACCTGGGCTGGTCCAACACCAATGAGTTGATCATCACCTCTACTTTTGGGACCATCCTGTCTCTTATGTACGTGGCAGGGGTCTCAGGCAATGCCTACACCTTGGTGGTCATGTACAGCTCCACGAAGACAGTAGCCAACATGTACATCTCCATCATGAACCTAGCCCTGGCTGATCTCCTCTACCTGTCCAGCATCCCGTTCATTGTCTGCACCTACTTTGTCAAGGACTGGTATTTTGGGGATGTGGGGTGCAGGATCTTGCTCAGCCTAGACCTCTTCACCATGCATGCCAGCATCTTCACCCTCACTGTCATGTGCACTGAGAGGTACGTGGCTGTCACCAAACCCCTGGCCAGTCTGAAGAAGTCCAATTATTACAGAAAGAGCACAGCCCTGGGTGTGTGGTCCATCTCCTTAATTCTCACCTTGcccatgatgatgatgatgacatTGACAGAGTCAAAGGGTAAGCAGGTGAAGAGGATGTGTGCCCCAACTTGGAGTCTAGATGCCTACAGGATCTATCTGACTGTCCTGTTTAGCACCAGCATTATGGCCCCAGGGCTGATCATTGGCTTTCTGTACACCAGGCTGGCCACGACATACCTGGAGTCTCAGAAGAACCCTATTTACATCAAGGAGAACAAGAAGTCCCCAAAACAGAAAGTGCTCTTCATGATCTTTAGCATTGTCCTGGTGTTCTGGGCTTGCTTCCTTCCCTTCTGGATTTGGCAGCTGATCAGACTCTATGACATGTCCCCCCAGCTCTCCTCCCAGACCCAAACATGTATCAATTACCTAGTCACCTGCCTGACCTACAGCAACagctgcattaaccccttcctgtACACCTTGCTCACAAAGAACTACAGTGAGTACCTGAGTAACAGGAAGAAAAAGTTCTATAGATTCACTTCCAATTATAAGATGGAGAACCCCAGCTTTCAGTGTTCCTCCTGGGGTCGGTCCATGTCCTCCACCcactgtgactgtatgtctgaggCCATAGGCATGGCAGGAGTCAGGGACCTCAAGTGA